A single window of uncultured Methanospirillum sp. DNA harbors:
- a CDS encoding DUF3795 domain-containing protein: protein MKIQYPEIGICGLSCRLCPQYYTVGQSRCGGCKTETRISVGCPFITCALKRKGVEFCWVCDESETCEKWKKHREAGKKADSFTCNQKLEDNICFIRKNGIDIFQTLQKTREDLLRIMLNEFNDGRSKSFYCIAATILEIAELEDVLAQANNESTGMDMKGKARILHALLEETGKQQGYCLKLRRKERSKG, encoded by the coding sequence ATGAAGATCCAATATCCCGAAATCGGTATCTGCGGTCTTTCCTGCAGGCTCTGCCCCCAGTATTATACCGTTGGTCAAAGCAGGTGTGGCGGATGCAAAACCGAAACCCGGATCTCTGTCGGCTGTCCTTTCATCACATGTGCCCTCAAGAGAAAAGGAGTTGAGTTTTGCTGGGTATGTGATGAGAGTGAAACCTGCGAAAAATGGAAAAAACACCGGGAAGCAGGGAAAAAAGCAGATTCATTTACGTGTAATCAGAAACTTGAGGATAATATCTGTTTTATCCGGAAGAATGGGATCGATATATTCCAGACACTACAGAAAACCAGGGAAGACCTGCTCAGAATAATGCTGAATGAGTTCAACGATGGTCGCTCAAAGAGTTTCTATTGTATTGCTGCCACCATCCTTGAGATTGCCGAGCTGGAAGATGTTCTGGCCCAGGCAAACAATGAATCCACCGGGATGGATATGAAAGGGAAAGCCCGGATACTACATGCTTTACTCGAAGAAACAGGAAAACAACAGGGATATTGTCTGAAATTGAGGAGAAAAGAGAGGTCAAAGGGATAG
- a CDS encoding IPT/TIG domain-containing protein has translation MVTIVPGWAADQCDPSIRSTNISTSAAWPAPVLLSMYPDSVIAGGNAFILTVDGNNFLPESRVLWDVQNRTGSYLSSHQMTALITASDIATPGQHYVRVQNPGACGGDSNIGIFAIRDNGQSFPLYTNPLNAYLLKAGTDRGSILVRTLSGGLASFNLTLYSDYSAPFSFYILSIPTWVSDPEVKVLDEHRIQITGGDESNLITSGSTNVTLVSLSFIGGTTGSGYLQCILNSATADDGIRYGSGYTALPVQVRELHPFNTTSGQSYPLPRDLTGDGLYEDINGNGRSDLNDVVTLFDQIDAVVSGQPWWVFDFDQNGYINLHDVVALFQTNL, from the coding sequence ATGGTAACCATTGTACCGGGATGGGCTGCTGATCAGTGTGATCCCTCAATACGTAGCACAAATATTTCTACCTCAGCAGCCTGGCCTGCCCCGGTACTCCTCTCAATGTACCCGGATTCTGTGATTGCCGGAGGAAATGCATTTATCCTTACTGTAGATGGCAATAATTTTCTCCCCGAAAGCAGGGTGCTCTGGGATGTTCAGAACAGGACCGGATCATACCTTTCATCGCACCAGATGACGGCTCTCATCACCGCATCTGATATCGCAACACCGGGCCAGCATTATGTGAGGGTGCAGAATCCGGGTGCCTGCGGTGGCGATTCAAATATTGGGATCTTTGCTATACGTGATAACGGGCAGTCATTTCCTCTGTACACAAACCCCCTGAACGCCTATCTCCTCAAGGCCGGAACGGACAGAGGATCAATACTGGTCCGAACCCTGTCAGGAGGGCTTGCGAGCTTCAACCTGACACTGTACTCTGATTATTCTGCCCCATTCTCATTTTACATCCTCTCAATCCCAACCTGGGTATCTGATCCTGAGGTGAAGGTACTCGACGAGCACCGGATCCAGATCACCGGAGGTGACGAAAGCAATCTGATAACCAGCGGTTCAACAAACGTCACCCTGGTGAGCCTCTCTTTCATCGGAGGGACGACCGGATCCGGGTACCTTCAATGCATCCTGAATTCGGCAACTGCTGATGATGGGATCCGGTATGGAAGCGGGTACACCGCCCTGCCGGTGCAGGTCAGGGAACTTCATCCATTCAATACAACATCAGGCCAGTCATATCCGCTGCCACGCGACCTGACCGGTGACGGCTTGTACGAGGACATCAACGGGAATGGAAGATCTGATCTGAATGATGTGGTAACCTTATTCGATCAGATTGATGCAGTCGTATCAGGTCAGCCGTGGTGGGTCTTTGATTTTGACCAGAACGGATACATCAACCTGCATGATGTAGTTGCACTGTTTCAGACGAACCTGTAA
- a CDS encoding response regulator — translation MSFGLNPFTPENFTVVIVDDNDNNRYAIAKILENVGYRVIESTSGSHAIQIAEEKKPDAIILDVMMPGMDGFEVCRRLNANPTNSDIPVIFLTARDNDESIEKGFEAGGADYVVKPVHVRTLLARLKSHIERSLSLRQLEQMNQELEKINQCLDKQIQNNLSVQATLNDQVRNPLSIAITLVEMGGCERGDEVIRELMRIDSVIDRLDAGFLQSEKIHAYLKKHHGVT, via the coding sequence ATGTCTTTTGGACTTAATCCTTTTACCCCTGAAAATTTTACTGTTGTAATCGTTGATGATAATGATAATAATCGGTATGCGATTGCAAAAATTCTTGAAAATGTCGGTTACCGGGTTATCGAATCTACAAGTGGATCTCATGCCATCCAGATTGCTGAAGAGAAAAAACCAGATGCAATCATTCTTGATGTCATGATGCCAGGTATGGATGGGTTTGAAGTATGCCGTCGTCTCAACGCAAACCCGACTAACTCTGATATCCCGGTAATATTTCTGACTGCCAGGGATAATGACGAGAGTATAGAAAAGGGATTTGAAGCAGGTGGGGCGGATTACGTTGTCAAACCGGTACACGTTCGGACCCTTCTGGCACGACTCAAATCGCATATTGAACGCAGTCTCTCTCTCAGGCAACTTGAGCAGATGAATCAGGAACTAGAAAAGATAAATCAGTGCCTGGATAAACAGATTCAAAACAACCTGAGTGTCCAGGCTACCCTCAATGATCAGGTCCGAAACCCCCTCTCAATTGCCATCACCTTGGTTGAAATGGGGGGATGTGAACGAGGGGATGAGGTCATCAGGGAACTGATGCGGATAGATTCGGTTATTGACAGATTGGACGCCGGTTTTTTACAGTCTGAAAAAATCCACGCCTATCTGAAGAAGCATCATGGTGTAACCTGA
- a CDS encoding amylo-alpha-1,6-glucosidase, with product MGYSSCPDLCCVQKDTESGLRYTGSRVIDLKPDQDIEDLKVIPDRIRYGRELRDPDIAGAREFLMADGEMYCSSSFAGNTRRYHGLLVKKDRILLSALHEEANGIRLSPGYWGDTFVDGGLPWTLGASLYPVIQEFAIPGARIRRSLVLDRGLTIRYEITGTVSLMIRPLMTNRSVQNLSGEQKEKSSTSEGSLILNGCAVRSDLGFTDDRQQYLNAWYPRDEERGYNAREDLISPGYFAGAVTNGIVEIRFAPQDAIPESNQIQESQESRDILDHASQLCIRGSEILAGYHWFTETWGRDTFISLPGLLLETGRYREAEDVFRWHLAHRRDGLLLNRFPDSYNSSDATLWFFWALFQYIQKLPGSPFVATIRHEIEELISRYPKSEIASLNGNLITVREGTTWMDTQETPRTGMPVEINALWILALELMEYLKFSTPVSSRDALAEFQEFWNPETGCLYDVLNPSDPSVRSNQIIALAFGLLPFDDGHRALEVIERELLTPYGLRTLSPASARYHGRYGGDISYHNGMVWPWQTGFYLDALIQYGTDHEKIKSVITPLWEYFLTDGAGMLPEIFDGDAPHQPAGTICQAWSIAELIRARGTVIRHLEKVVPEKEEEDNYFFA from the coding sequence ATGGGATACAGCAGCTGCCCGGACCTCTGCTGCGTACAGAAAGATACAGAATCCGGGCTACGCTATACAGGCAGTAGGGTGATAGATCTGAAACCAGATCAAGATATTGAAGATCTGAAAGTTATTCCTGACAGGATCAGGTATGGACGTGAACTCAGGGATCCTGATATCGCAGGTGCTCGCGAGTTCCTGATGGCAGATGGGGAGATGTACTGTTCCTCATCATTTGCAGGAAATACACGGCGATATCATGGCCTCCTCGTGAAGAAGGACAGGATACTTCTGAGTGCTCTCCATGAAGAAGCGAACGGGATCAGACTCTCACCAGGATACTGGGGTGATACGTTCGTGGACGGCGGGCTTCCCTGGACACTGGGTGCATCCCTGTACCCGGTGATCCAGGAATTTGCGATCCCTGGTGCCAGGATTCGAAGGTCACTCGTCCTTGACAGAGGCCTCACGATCAGGTATGAGATTACAGGAACCGTATCGCTGATGATACGGCCACTTATGACCAATAGGAGTGTGCAGAATTTATCCGGCGAACAGAAGGAAAAATCCAGTACAAGTGAGGGATCGCTGATACTGAACGGGTGTGCAGTCAGATCTGATCTCGGTTTCACTGACGACAGGCAACAGTACCTGAATGCATGGTATCCACGCGATGAGGAGCGGGGTTATAATGCACGGGAGGATCTTATCTCCCCGGGCTACTTTGCCGGTGCTGTAACAAATGGAATCGTTGAGATCAGGTTTGCTCCCCAGGATGCCATACCTGAATCCAACCAGATCCAGGAGTCACAAGAGAGCCGGGATATCCTTGACCATGCATCCCAGCTCTGCATCAGGGGAAGTGAGATCCTTGCGGGTTATCACTGGTTTACCGAGACCTGGGGGCGAGACACCTTCATCAGTCTGCCCGGGCTGCTTCTTGAGACCGGCAGGTACAGGGAGGCAGAGGATGTATTTCGCTGGCATCTTGCCCATCGCAGGGATGGGTTGCTGCTGAACCGGTTCCCTGATTCGTATAACTCCTCTGATGCAACACTCTGGTTCTTCTGGGCGCTCTTTCAGTATATACAAAAACTTCCAGGTTCTCCTTTTGTTGCCACCATCAGGCATGAAATCGAAGAGCTCATCAGCCGGTACCCCAAAAGTGAGATTGCGTCACTCAATGGGAATCTGATTACAGTCAGGGAGGGAACAACCTGGATGGATACCCAGGAAACTCCCAGAACCGGGATGCCTGTCGAGATAAACGCACTATGGATACTTGCCCTCGAACTGATGGAGTACCTGAAGTTCTCAACCCCGGTCAGTTCCAGGGACGCACTGGCAGAGTTTCAGGAGTTCTGGAACCCGGAGACGGGATGTCTCTATGACGTGCTCAATCCCTCCGATCCATCAGTCAGATCAAACCAGATCATCGCACTTGCATTTGGACTTCTCCCGTTTGATGACGGACACCGGGCTCTGGAAGTTATTGAGAGAGAACTGCTCACACCGTATGGTTTGAGAACACTCTCGCCAGCCTCTGCCAGATACCACGGCAGGTATGGAGGAGACATCTCATACCACAACGGGATGGTCTGGCCATGGCAGACCGGGTTTTACCTTGACGCCCTGATCCAGTATGGGACAGATCATGAGAAGATAAAGTCAGTGATTACACCGCTCTGGGAGTATTTCCTGACCGACGGGGCAGGAATGCTTCCCGAGATCTTTGATGGGGATGCTCCACATCAGCCTGCCGGAACGATCTGTCAGGCATGGAGTATTGCAGAACTAATCAGGGCGAGAGGTACGGTTATCAGACATTTAGAAAAGGTGGTGCCGGAAAAGGAGGAGGAGGATAATTACTTCTTTGCGTGA
- a CDS encoding glycosyltransferase family 4 protein, translating into MMRIACVVDEFPPFFRGGLGTYAMEMMPRLRKNGIDISVCSRNTGSDQVHETWNGMPVFRPELMNIHDILPVLSPLDVQGWAPADQNFFLETVLFNQLAADHLIRVHRSGARFDLIVCHDWLSAIAGVLVKRNLEIPFVFHVHSTEQGRRDEGSAVVELIERLAAETADLMVTVSYAMKDELVRNGYDQEKIEVIYNGVDPVKYNPERFSQQMIQEFRRETGIWENNLILFIGRLTQVKGPDELIRAMPAVLRNVPDAQLIILGVGEMEGELHDLIRSLGVDRHVLMHTRLVTEEERLLFYAACDCAVFPSKYEPFGIVCTEAMAMARPVIVGATGTSGLCEQVVSDGPDQCGYHINPWDPDDIATYLVRLLSDQDMMARFGRAGRSRVIRQFTWDTAAARTSAAYRKIQNPGYAIQAVG; encoded by the coding sequence ATGATGCGGATCGCCTGTGTAGTGGACGAATTTCCTCCGTTCTTCAGGGGTGGCCTTGGCACGTACGCCATGGAGATGATGCCACGACTCAGAAAGAACGGGATCGATATTTCAGTTTGCTCCCGTAATACAGGCAGCGATCAGGTTCACGAAACATGGAACGGGATGCCGGTCTTCCGCCCCGAACTGATGAATATCCATGATATCCTTCCGGTGCTTTCGCCTCTCGATGTGCAGGGATGGGCACCTGCTGACCAGAACTTTTTTCTTGAGACTGTACTCTTCAACCAGCTTGCAGCTGATCATCTGATCAGGGTTCACAGAAGCGGTGCAAGGTTTGACCTCATCGTCTGCCATGACTGGCTCTCGGCCATCGCCGGAGTTTTGGTAAAACGTAACCTTGAGATCCCCTTTGTCTTTCACGTTCACTCAACCGAACAAGGAAGGAGAGATGAAGGATCTGCAGTTGTTGAGCTGATAGAAAGACTTGCTGCTGAAACTGCTGATCTCATGGTGACCGTCTCATATGCCATGAAAGATGAACTGGTCAGGAACGGATACGACCAGGAGAAGATCGAGGTGATTTACAACGGCGTTGATCCTGTGAAGTACAACCCTGAACGATTCAGCCAGCAGATGATCCAGGAGTTCAGGAGAGAGACAGGAATCTGGGAGAATAATCTGATCCTCTTCATCGGCAGGCTGACGCAGGTGAAAGGACCTGACGAACTGATCAGGGCGATGCCTGCGGTTCTCAGGAATGTGCCTGATGCACAACTGATCATACTTGGCGTTGGTGAGATGGAGGGAGAACTCCATGACCTGATCAGGTCACTCGGAGTTGACCGGCATGTGCTGATGCACACCCGTCTTGTAACCGAAGAGGAGCGACTGCTCTTCTACGCAGCCTGTGATTGCGCAGTCTTCCCGTCAAAGTACGAGCCCTTCGGAATCGTCTGTACCGAGGCCATGGCAATGGCGAGACCTGTTATAGTCGGAGCCACAGGAACAAGCGGGCTGTGTGAGCAGGTGGTTTCAGATGGGCCAGACCAGTGCGGATATCATATAAATCCGTGGGACCCTGATGATATCGCAACGTATCTCGTGCGACTCCTCAGTGATCAGGATATGATGGCAAGGTTCGGAAGAGCCGGGCGAAGCCGCGTGATCAGGCAGTTCACATGGGATACAGCAGCTGCCCGGACCTCTGCTGCGTACAGAAAGATACAGAATCCGGGCTACGCTATACAGGCAGTAGGGTGA
- a CDS encoding glycosyltransferase family 4 protein, with protein MGAKRLKIAIFCWESLYSERVGGLSNAATYLAQSLAKKHEVHFFTRGDQDFEMSGVFYHIWRPHGSNVVEYCSDLSHGLVQRFYQYDEKPFDILHFHDWHVVEALDLLKHRRTVFTYHSTEFGRNGGIHGDWWEYHEICGKEWYAGLIAKRCVAVSGQLRQEVLDLYKVDPNKIRVIPNGVVKEQFDVSINQGAIKESYGVHYLAPLVLFVGRMVYQKGPDLLVDAMPQILNRFWNAQFILAGSGGMRDWLISRTQGMPVQFPGFITDSEYVRLLHASDIVVIPSRNEPFGIVLLEAWSANRPVVVTRVGGLAENVEHGVTGLVVEPNADGIAWGVNHYLENQNERIRLGRGGYNQVDRRFFWDSIADQILNLYHET; from the coding sequence TTGGGTGCAAAACGGTTGAAGATCGCAATATTCTGCTGGGAGAGCCTCTACTCAGAGCGGGTCGGAGGCCTCTCCAACGCTGCAACGTACCTCGCACAGTCGCTTGCAAAAAAGCATGAGGTTCACTTCTTCACCAGGGGTGACCAGGACTTTGAGATGAGCGGTGTCTTCTATCATATATGGAGACCCCACGGCTCAAACGTGGTGGAGTACTGCTCCGATCTCTCACATGGCCTGGTTCAGCGGTTTTACCAGTATGATGAGAAGCCATTTGACATCCTCCATTTCCATGACTGGCATGTGGTCGAGGCACTGGATCTGCTCAAACATCGCAGGACTGTCTTCACCTATCACTCAACCGAATTTGGAAGAAACGGAGGGATACACGGAGATTGGTGGGAATACCACGAAATCTGTGGAAAGGAATGGTATGCAGGGCTGATAGCAAAACGCTGTGTTGCAGTCTCCGGACAACTCCGCCAGGAGGTACTTGATCTGTACAAGGTTGATCCCAACAAGATCAGGGTTATTCCCAACGGGGTTGTGAAAGAGCAGTTCGATGTTAGCATTAATCAGGGAGCGATTAAGGAGAGTTACGGAGTCCATTATCTAGCTCCGCTTGTCCTCTTTGTTGGAAGGATGGTGTACCAGAAAGGGCCTGATCTTCTTGTTGATGCAATGCCTCAGATCCTCAACAGGTTCTGGAATGCACAGTTCATTCTTGCGGGAAGCGGAGGAATGAGGGACTGGCTGATCAGCAGGACACAGGGAATGCCGGTACAATTCCCGGGATTCATCACTGACTCAGAGTACGTCAGGCTTCTTCATGCAAGCGACATTGTGGTTATTCCAAGCAGGAACGAACCGTTCGGAATTGTTCTGCTTGAGGCATGGAGTGCGAACAGGCCGGTGGTTGTGACAAGGGTCGGCGGGCTTGCCGAGAACGTTGAGCACGGGGTCACCGGACTTGTTGTGGAACCGAATGCAGATGGAATAGCATGGGGTGTGAACCATTACCTCGAGAATCAGAATGAAAGGATACGGCTCGGGAGAGGAGGATACAACCAGGTTGACAGGCGGTTCTTCTGGGACTCTATCGCTGACCAGATTCTGAATCTGTATCATGAGACCTGA
- a CDS encoding alpha-amylase — translation MKQFCLGFEVHQPYRLNKRFAYGQEDDKEDHSRRYFDPANKEILLRVCEKCYGPATSLILDELDDGFACAFSISGVLVEQLEKWAPDVLDLFVQAAHHPRVEMICQTYYHSISSLFWEMDEFREQVLQHRQMLKDVFGVTPKIFENTEFILDNRIARNVREMGFSACFTEGVDHILKWRSPNFLYQCEGLPLIMRNFKLSDDIAFRFTCRDWEAWPLTADKYAHWVSQTPGDFIPVFIDYETIGEHYWSDTGILDFFRHLGPELRSSGVEMINPSEILKYPVREQFSVPVPVSWADAEKDATAWIENRKQKNAVRAIQRAHRFACDERLWRCLQISDHFYYMSCKNGSCGEVHSYFSHQPEHQAFITYMDVVADYEEQCIINDPEKAKMFPLRSFSIDNAFYFSSPVGYTGHVAFDLDQFAEMLSIVPADSIEFHHRHGDFASWARHVVRDEPLASALEQARSHQDLIQAAQNRCTELWSS, via the coding sequence ATGAAACAGTTCTGTCTCGGCTTTGAGGTACATCAGCCATACCGTCTGAACAAACGATTCGCGTACGGACAGGAGGATGACAAAGAGGATCACAGCAGGCGGTACTTTGATCCGGCCAACAAGGAGATTCTTCTACGAGTCTGCGAGAAATGTTATGGACCCGCGACATCTCTCATCCTCGATGAACTGGATGACGGCTTTGCCTGTGCATTCTCGATATCCGGTGTCCTGGTCGAACAACTGGAGAAATGGGCTCCGGATGTGCTTGATCTCTTTGTTCAGGCTGCACATCACCCAAGAGTAGAGATGATCTGCCAGACCTATTATCACAGCATATCAAGTCTGTTCTGGGAGATGGACGAGTTCAGGGAGCAGGTTTTACAGCACAGGCAGATGCTCAAAGATGTCTTCGGGGTGACACCGAAGATCTTTGAGAACACGGAGTTCATTCTTGACAACCGGATTGCCCGGAATGTTCGGGAGATGGGGTTTTCAGCCTGTTTTACAGAAGGCGTAGACCACATCCTCAAGTGGAGGAGCCCGAACTTCCTGTACCAATGCGAAGGCCTGCCACTCATTATGAGAAACTTCAAACTCTCAGATGACATCGCATTCAGGTTCACATGCAGAGACTGGGAGGCATGGCCGCTGACTGCAGACAAATACGCACACTGGGTATCACAGACACCAGGTGATTTTATCCCGGTGTTCATCGACTACGAGACTATTGGTGAACACTACTGGTCTGATACCGGGATACTGGATTTTTTCAGGCATCTGGGTCCTGAACTCAGGAGTTCAGGAGTTGAGATGATCAACCCGTCCGAGATCCTTAAATACCCGGTCAGGGAGCAGTTTTCAGTTCCTGTTCCGGTCTCATGGGCTGATGCAGAGAAGGATGCAACAGCCTGGATAGAGAACAGGAAGCAGAAAAATGCGGTCAGGGCCATCCAGCGTGCTCACCGGTTTGCATGTGACGAAAGGCTCTGGAGATGCCTTCAGATCAGCGATCACTTCTACTACATGTCATGTAAGAACGGGTCATGCGGTGAGGTACACTCGTACTTCAGTCACCAGCCTGAACACCAGGCATTCATCACCTACATGGATGTTGTCGCTGATTACGAAGAGCAGTGTATCATAAATGATCCAGAAAAGGCAAAGATGTTCCCACTCAGGTCATTCAGCATCGACAATGCATTCTACTTCTCAAGTCCGGTAGGCTACACCGGGCATGTGGCATTTGATCTCGACCAGTTTGCAGAGATGCTCTCTATCGTTCCTGCAGACTCGATCGAGTTTCATCACCGCCACGGTGACTTTGCATCATGGGCACGACATGTTGTGAGAGACGAACCTCTGGCTTCTGCCCTTGAGCAGGCCCGCTCGCACCAGGATCTCATTCAGGCAGCACAGAACAGATGCACCGAGTTATGGAGTTCATGA
- a CDS encoding deaminase, translated as MISLKIVPESMLIADISTLPYQEVMDKSLLGELFHPKQFRDQVSTRYSIAHARVAAGQTTLPHTLLRSSEVYYILQGTGLMHIGVEVESISTGQLVYIPPGEVQFIENIGDGELIFLAIVDPAWRADDEILGQPPASTAGVQDPFMAEAIREAELGLSEGGIPIGSVLVRNGEIVGRGHNRRVQEGDPMRHAEIDCLKSAGRIGSYKDCTLYSTLMPCHLCAGAVVQFQIPEVIVGESETFEGADVFMRSHGVRVIDLNHLGCITMMKRFIRENPELWSEDIGTL; from the coding sequence TTGATAAGCCTGAAGATCGTACCGGAGAGTATGCTCATCGCCGATATCAGCACGCTCCCGTATCAGGAGGTTATGGACAAGTCACTGCTTGGAGAACTCTTTCACCCGAAACAGTTTCGTGACCAGGTCTCAACGAGGTACAGTATTGCACATGCCAGGGTTGCTGCGGGGCAGACAACCCTTCCCCATACCCTGCTCAGATCCTCGGAGGTCTACTATATTCTGCAAGGAACCGGCCTCATGCATATCGGAGTCGAAGTTGAATCAATATCAACAGGACAACTCGTGTACATACCTCCCGGAGAGGTCCAGTTCATCGAGAACATCGGGGACGGTGAACTCATCTTTCTTGCAATCGTGGATCCGGCCTGGAGGGCTGATGACGAGATCCTCGGACAGCCCCCTGCTTCCACCGCCGGAGTTCAGGATCCCTTCATGGCAGAGGCTATCAGAGAGGCTGAACTCGGGTTGTCTGAAGGAGGGATTCCAATCGGCTCGGTTCTGGTGCGGAACGGAGAGATTGTCGGGAGGGGACATAACAGGCGGGTACAGGAGGGTGATCCGATGAGACATGCAGAGATTGACTGCCTTAAGAGTGCAGGACGGATCGGATCGTATAAAGACTGTACACTCTACTCCACCCTGATGCCGTGTCATCTCTGTGCCGGGGCCGTGGTTCAGTTTCAGATACCAGAAGTCATCGTAGGAGAATCAGAGACATTCGAAGGTGCCGATGTGTTCATGCGATCTCATGGAGTCAGGGTCATTGATCTGAATCATCTGGGATGCATCACAATGATGAAGCGGTTCATCAGGGAGAATCCAGAGCTCTGGAGCGAGGATATTGGTACGCTCTGA
- a CDS encoding pro-sigmaK processing inhibitor BofA family protein: MIDTIVLIVLGLIILVALWHLVKNVMNLVINSIMGLILLIAVNYLHLLVFLGKTDVPVNLISVIVCALAGIPGAILLILLHIAGLY, translated from the coding sequence ATGATTGACACTATCGTCCTGATAGTTCTGGGGCTCATTATCCTTGTTGCACTCTGGCATCTTGTAAAGAATGTGATGAATCTTGTCATAAATTCTATAATGGGTCTCATCCTTCTGATTGCAGTAAATTATCTTCATCTCCTGGTTTTTCTGGGTAAGACTGACGTCCCGGTCAATTTAATTTCGGTTATTGTCTGCGCCCTTGCAGGAATACCGGGAGCAATACTGTTGATTCTTCTTCACATCGCCGGGCTCTACTAG
- a CDS encoding tetratricopeptide repeat protein, whose product MRLGRVTIGILLVVLVLIVLMPATFLQATVTVIPAQYQNMIPEDLMQNMGTVLAEFSVMTARPMTAVSVYDFFINKHPDKADFYRLKSEALISAGDDAGALQALDQAISLDPSNPLLLTKKARLLIKIGKSSEAEAVFSKILQIQTDKPQYLSVIADIALEKARYLDAYDRYSILVNLTPTDARNWEKRSDVIFALLTIPTAGANASVSLKQADLYTPGIKGYEQAVILDPGRGDGIKTKIEKRSDEYVARTIQELEDRYREFRYLQPGEKPLGP is encoded by the coding sequence ATGCGACTGGGAAGAGTGACAATCGGCATTCTCCTGGTAGTGCTGGTGTTGATCGTCCTGATGCCGGCAACCTTTCTTCAGGCAACGGTCACGGTAATACCTGCCCAGTACCAGAATATGATTCCCGAAGATCTCATGCAGAACATGGGGACAGTACTTGCAGAGTTCTCGGTTATGACCGCACGACCCATGACCGCGGTCTCTGTGTATGACTTTTTCATCAACAAACATCCTGACAAGGCAGATTTCTACCGGCTTAAAAGCGAGGCACTGATTTCGGCGGGTGATGACGCTGGTGCCCTGCAGGCACTCGACCAGGCGATCTCACTCGATCCCTCCAATCCACTCCTTCTCACAAAGAAGGCACGGCTCCTGATAAAGATCGGGAAGAGTAGTGAGGCTGAGGCAGTCTTTTCAAAAATCCTACAGATCCAGACCGACAAGCCACAGTATCTTTCGGTGATTGCAGACATTGCCCTTGAAAAGGCACGCTATCTTGATGCATATGACCGGTACTCAATCCTAGTAAATCTTACACCAACCGACGCCAGGAACTGGGAGAAGAGATCTGACGTGATCTTTGCTCTCCTCACGATTCCCACCGCTGGTGCAAACGCATCAGTCTCGCTAAAGCAGGCTGATCTCTATACACCCGGGATCAAGGGATATGAGCAGGCAGTCATACTCGATCCGGGCAGAGGCGATGGTATAAAAACCAAGATAGAAAAGCGATCAGATGAGTATGTAGCCCGGACGATTCAGGAGCTTGAAGACCGGTACCGTGAGTTCAGGTACCTGCAGCCGGGCGAGAAACCACTTGGCCCATAA